A single Anopheles maculipalpis chromosome 3RL, idAnoMacuDA_375_x, whole genome shotgun sequence DNA region contains:
- the LOC126562850 gene encoding uncharacterized protein LOC126562850 has translation MAPKVGPRIDNRPPLMFVEHVLKTSKMVRDVERHWTIVRENKELLKRINQICRTKGFLNVNYNYRVHQSLNSTARGRKARTIERQNQALLKRLLRRKATVDSNLPRERKLYRWRSPTADDRPRMVLDFWERTDRRLCQLVIDLCPGVSFGEITLGRGKLFRIYDGTLVVIRAGHASSDEDLRTTYETLRHVVRGTFVKQVVDGRVYFLITLRTISTIVDGKLLGGVVPSSMEKLDLINSYGSKFGRCKEPIYFDRIKS, from the exons ATGGCCCCGAAAGTGGGCCCCCGAATTGACAACCGTCCGCCTTTGATGTTTGTGGAGCATGTCCTCAAGACGTCCAAAATGGTCCGGGACGTGGAGCGCCATTGGACGATCGTTCGCGAAAACAAGGAGCTTCTCAAACGCATCAATCAAATCTGCCGGACAAAG GGTTTCCTAAATGTCAACTACAACTATCGCGTGCACCAGAGCCTAAATTCGACGGCCCGCGGCCGGAAGGCACGCACAATCGAGCGTCAAAATCAAGCCCTGCTCAAAAGACTCCTGCGCCGGAAGGCAACGGTGGATAGTAACTTGCCACGCGAACGGAAACTCTACCGCTGGCGGTCCCCGACGGCCGACGACCGTCCCCGGATGGTGCTAGATTTTTGGGAACGTACCGATCGACGCTTATGTCAGCTGGTGATCGATCTGTGCCCCGGGGTATCCTTCGGTGAGATAACGCTCGGGCGGGGAAAATTGTTTCGCATTTACGACGGCACTCTGGTGGTGATACGGGCCGGGCATGCTAGCTCGGACGAAGATTTGCGGACCACGTACGAAACGCTACGGCACGTGGTCAGAGGTACCTTCGTTAAGCAGGTGGTCGATGGGCGGGTATACTTTCTCATCACCCTGCGCACGATCAGCACGATCGTGGATGGGAAGCTACTGGGCGGTGTTGTGCCAAGTTCGATGGAGAAACTCGATCTGATTAATTCTTACGGTTCAAAGTTTGGCCGGTGCAAGGAACCGATTTATTTCGATAGAATTAAATCGTAA